A stretch of the Rodentibacter haemolyticus genome encodes the following:
- the malQ gene encoding 4-alpha-glucanotransferase, protein MLTRSSGVLMHITSLPNSFGIGSFGQSAYDFVDFLVETRQTYWQILPLTTTSYGDSPYQSFSAVAGNTHLIDFELLSQAGLLEETDYASTNFGDDPTQIDYERIFYARRPILEIAVKNFLVNDGLKAEFKNFEKNNRTWLEDYAEFMAIKEYFGNKALQDWEDKRAVTRDPKALERYRSMLAESIRYFKVTQYFFFQQWLALKNYANRKGIKIIGDMPIYVASDSVEVWTKPELFQLDAGRNPLFVAGVPADQFSATGQLWGNPLYDWNEHKKQGYAWWIHRIEESFKIYDVLRIDHFKGFSDYWRIDGKADIAKYGSWQPGPGYDLFEAVKQKLGDLPIIAEDLGNIDDKARKLLADCGYPGMKILQFGFEDVSGESLDSPHYNIPHSITYIGTHDNDVINGWYNALTPEQQEYINDYTHRGENESVCQAMIRQLLATVSNTVIVTMQDILDLPTSSRMNVPSTIGGNWQWRMQREDLTQNKKAFLTHMTTLYQRAN, encoded by the coding sequence ATGCTTACTCGTTCAAGTGGTGTTTTAATGCACATCACCTCATTACCAAATTCCTTTGGAATCGGTAGTTTTGGACAGTCGGCCTATGATTTTGTCGATTTTTTAGTAGAAACCCGACAAACTTATTGGCAAATTCTTCCATTAACGACCACAAGCTACGGTGATTCCCCCTACCAATCTTTTTCTGCTGTTGCCGGCAATACACACTTAATTGATTTTGAATTATTAAGCCAAGCGGGGCTACTAGAAGAAACGGATTATGCCTCAACAAACTTTGGTGATGATCCGACACAAATTGATTATGAGCGAATTTTTTATGCCCGCCGCCCGATTTTAGAAATCGCCGTAAAAAATTTCTTAGTTAATGACGGCTTGAAAGCAGAGTTTAAAAACTTTGAAAAAAACAACCGCACTTGGTTGGAAGATTATGCCGAATTTATGGCAATTAAAGAATATTTTGGCAACAAGGCACTTCAAGACTGGGAAGATAAACGGGCTGTAACTCGAGATCCGAAAGCGTTGGAAAGGTATCGCTCAATGTTAGCCGAATCTATTCGGTATTTTAAAGTAACACAATACTTTTTCTTTCAACAATGGTTAGCATTAAAAAATTACGCTAATCGAAAAGGCATTAAAATCATTGGCGATATGCCTATTTATGTCGCTTCGGATAGTGTTGAAGTTTGGACAAAACCGGAATTGTTTCAATTGGATGCAGGGCGTAATCCATTGTTTGTTGCGGGCGTTCCCGCCGATCAATTCAGTGCAACCGGACAGCTTTGGGGAAATCCCCTTTATGATTGGAATGAACACAAAAAACAAGGCTATGCTTGGTGGATTCACCGCATTGAAGAAAGTTTTAAAATTTATGATGTTCTTCGTATCGATCATTTCAAAGGCTTTTCAGACTACTGGCGAATTGACGGGAAAGCGGATATTGCCAAATATGGTAGTTGGCAACCGGGTCCCGGCTATGATTTATTTGAAGCGGTAAAACAAAAATTAGGTGATTTACCAATCATTGCAGAAGATCTCGGGAATATTGACGATAAAGCAAGAAAATTGCTCGCTGATTGCGGTTATCCGGGAATGAAAATTTTGCAATTCGGCTTTGAGGATGTGAGCGGCGAAAGTTTAGATAGTCCGCATTATAATATTCCTCATTCCATTACCTATATAGGAACCCATGATAATGATGTCATCAACGGCTGGTATAACGCTTTAACGCCTGAACAGCAAGAATATATCAATGATTACACCCACCGAGGAGAAAATGAATCCGTTTGTCAGGCAATGATTCGTCAATTATTGGCAACCGTCAGCAATACGGTGATTGTAACGATGCAAGACATTTTAGACTTGCCGACAAGTTCAAGAATGAATGTGCCCTCTACGATAGGAGGGAACTGGCAATGGCGAATGCAAAGAGAGGATTTAACTCAAAACAAAAAAGCATTCTTAACTCATATGACCACTTTATATCAAAGAGCTAATTAA